A region from the Stygiolobus caldivivus genome encodes:
- a CDS encoding formate--phosphoribosylaminoimidazolecarboxamide ligase family protein — protein sequence MKIAALASHSALDVFDGAKDEGFETIALCKKGRERPYKEFKRIVDKCIILDDFKEIASDKIDSMLTNENAIIVPNRSLAVYVGYDNLENMKTKFFGNRKMLRWEERSGEKNYYKLLDEAKIKRPGILRPDNIDRPVLVKLPEAKRRVERGFFIAVNQEDFDNKILELRKRGIIDDESIKSMIIEEYVLGAHFNINYFYSPIYNRVELLSIDRRIQSDWDSFYRLPADIQIKLNKLPRFIEVGHEPATIRESLLEKIFEIGYSFVGASEKLEPPGIIGPFTLQLMVTPELDLVVFDVAPRIGGGTNAHMGIGSQYSKLYFGKPLSLGRRIALEIKEATTKNLLGLITT from the coding sequence ATGAAAATAGCGGCACTAGCAAGTCATTCGGCATTAGACGTATTTGACGGAGCTAAAGACGAAGGGTTTGAAACGATCGCGTTATGTAAAAAAGGGAGAGAAAGACCTTACAAGGAATTTAAAAGAATAGTAGATAAGTGCATAATACTTGATGATTTTAAGGAAATAGCCTCAGATAAAATTGATTCAATGCTTACTAATGAAAACGCGATTATCGTTCCTAATAGAAGTTTAGCTGTTTACGTAGGGTATGATAATCTAGAAAACATGAAGACTAAATTTTTTGGAAATAGAAAAATGCTGAGGTGGGAGGAAAGAAGTGGAGAAAAGAATTATTATAAATTGCTAGACGAGGCTAAGATTAAAAGACCTGGAATTTTAAGACCCGATAACATAGATAGGCCCGTACTGGTCAAACTACCAGAAGCTAAAAGACGTGTAGAAAGAGGATTTTTCATAGCTGTAAACCAAGAGGATTTTGATAATAAAATCCTAGAATTAAGAAAAAGAGGGATAATAGACGATGAAAGCATTAAGTCAATGATTATTGAAGAGTACGTGCTTGGAGCTCATTTTAATATTAACTATTTCTATTCGCCTATTTATAATAGAGTAGAACTCCTTAGCATAGATCGTAGGATTCAGAGCGACTGGGACTCGTTCTACCGTCTGCCAGCAGATATACAGATTAAGTTAAATAAGTTACCACGCTTTATAGAAGTAGGTCATGAGCCAGCTACTATTAGAGAGAGTTTACTAGAAAAGATCTTCGAAATAGGCTACTCTTTCGTGGGAGCGTCAGAGAAATTAGAACCGCCCGGTATTATAGGGCCTTTTACATTACAGCTAATGGTTACTCCAGAACTAGATTTAGTGGTATTTGATGTAGCCCCAAGGATTGGTGGAGGGACTAACGCACATATGGGCATAGGAAGTCAATATTCTAAATTATATTTTGGTAAACCATTAAGCTTGGGTAGAAGAATAGCTCTTGAGATAAAAGAGGCTACTACAAAGAACCTCCTTGGTTTAATTACCACATAA
- the purB gene encoding adenylosuccinate lyase, protein MSNEICVFEWRYGSREMRELFSRKNILRTMAEVEVALLYGLAKVGICTENEAKKVEQIIDKIDVEQVNELEKKLGHDVMALTVHLAELSGAKYIHYGATSYDIIDTAYAILFSKALKLTKQKLKTILELLISYSLNYKDLVMIGRTHGQHALPITLGFKLANYAYEFSRSYERLCELEKRLVRIKMAGAVGTMAAWQDKGLEIEKYTSEKLNIPPHVISTQVAPRDGFAELVSDLAILGSQLDRLALEIRELMRPEILELAEGEAVERVGSSTMPHKENPVTAEKISGLAKVLRGFVITELENIPLWHERDLTNSSSERIVISHSLLTIDEMLDSTIRLLKTLKIFPENMEKNLNLTRGLIMAESLMVNLTLKGMPRHKAHELSMAIAREAEAKNKAFYDMAVENNIVKQYFNTEELKDILNPGKYLGSYSQLIERTKDYVTKVISSCV, encoded by the coding sequence ATGAGTAATGAAATATGTGTCTTTGAATGGAGATATGGAAGTAGAGAAATGAGAGAATTATTTTCGAGAAAAAACATATTAAGAACGATGGCAGAAGTAGAGGTAGCCCTACTGTATGGATTAGCCAAGGTAGGGATCTGTACTGAAAATGAAGCTAAAAAAGTAGAACAAATAATAGATAAGATAGACGTGGAACAAGTTAATGAATTAGAGAAAAAACTGGGTCACGACGTAATGGCACTAACTGTTCATCTAGCCGAGCTCTCAGGGGCTAAATATATACATTATGGTGCTACCAGTTATGACATTATTGATACTGCATACGCTATACTTTTCTCTAAAGCACTGAAACTGACAAAGCAAAAACTGAAAACTATACTAGAATTGTTAATAAGTTATTCATTAAATTATAAGGATTTAGTCATGATAGGTAGAACCCATGGGCAACACGCACTCCCTATTACTTTAGGCTTTAAATTAGCTAATTATGCATATGAATTTTCTAGGTCATATGAAAGATTGTGTGAATTAGAAAAGAGGTTGGTAAGAATAAAGATGGCAGGTGCTGTGGGTACTATGGCAGCATGGCAAGATAAAGGGCTAGAGATCGAGAAATATACATCTGAAAAGTTAAATATTCCACCCCACGTTATTTCTACTCAGGTAGCTCCTAGGGATGGATTTGCCGAGTTAGTGTCGGATTTAGCTATATTAGGTTCACAGCTTGACAGATTAGCCTTAGAAATTCGCGAGTTAATGAGACCAGAAATTTTAGAACTTGCTGAAGGAGAAGCAGTAGAAAGAGTAGGGAGTAGTACTATGCCCCATAAAGAAAACCCAGTAACAGCAGAAAAAATTAGCGGTTTAGCTAAGGTACTTAGGGGATTCGTTATAACCGAGCTTGAAAATATTCCTTTATGGCATGAGAGGGATTTGACTAATAGTTCTTCTGAACGAATAGTTATTTCTCACTCGTTGCTAACAATAGACGAAATGTTAGATAGTACTATAAGGTTACTAAAAACTCTAAAAATATTCCCTGAAAATATGGAAAAAAACTTGAATTTAACTAGAGGATTAATAATGGCTGAGAGCCTTATGGTAAACCTAACTTTAAAGGGCATGCCAAGGCATAAAGCTCATGAACTATCGATGGCTATAGCTAGAGAAGCTGAGGCTAAAAATAAGGCTTTCTATGACATGGCAGTTGAGAATAATATCGTCAAACAATATTTCAACACTGAAGAATTAAAAGATATATTGAATCCTGGAAAATATTTGGGATCTTATAGCCAACTAATAGAAAGGACTAAAGACTATGTTACTAAAGTGATTTCATCATGTGTTTAA
- a CDS encoding formate--phosphoribosylaminoimidazolecarboxamide ligase: MDTILTIGSHSSLQILHGAKKEGFKSIQITPENRVKFYSQFPFIDKVIGYNNEDEAVNLINNYVENGILIPHGSLVEYIGSERVKKIKTKIFGNRNLFEWEANQKKKMSLLKMSNIPTPMDFENPEDVDRMVIVKLPGAKGGKGYFIARNKAEVKEGLKKLVSTKIIDNEEDVIIQEYVIGVPMYFQFFYSPIMDRLEITGIDIRYETNVDGLKRIPFTDLEVEPTFVVVGNLPAVARESLLPKVFDYAMSFVNTVKEKVPPGMIGPFCLESVVKDSGEISVFEFSGRIVAGTNLYIYGSPYSWLYWDEPMSVGRRISREIKIAINEGKLNEVLT, translated from the coding sequence ATGGACACAATTTTAACAATTGGGAGCCATTCTTCATTACAGATTCTCCACGGGGCTAAGAAAGAAGGGTTTAAGTCAATACAAATTACACCAGAAAACAGAGTTAAATTTTATTCACAGTTCCCCTTTATTGATAAGGTAATTGGTTATAACAATGAAGATGAAGCAGTTAATTTAATTAATAATTACGTAGAAAATGGTATCCTTATACCTCACGGTAGCCTGGTGGAGTATATAGGGAGTGAAAGGGTAAAGAAAATTAAGACAAAAATCTTTGGGAATAGGAACTTGTTTGAATGGGAAGCTAACCAAAAAAAGAAAATGAGCTTACTAAAAATGTCTAACATTCCTACACCTATGGATTTTGAGAATCCAGAGGACGTAGATCGAATGGTTATCGTTAAGCTACCTGGTGCAAAAGGAGGAAAAGGTTATTTTATAGCAAGAAATAAGGCCGAAGTTAAAGAAGGATTAAAGAAATTAGTATCTACTAAGATAATTGACAACGAGGAAGACGTAATAATACAAGAATATGTCATAGGAGTTCCTATGTATTTCCAATTTTTCTATAGCCCGATAATGGACAGACTCGAGATAACTGGAATTGATATAAGATACGAAACTAACGTTGATGGACTAAAGCGTATTCCATTTACCGATCTCGAAGTCGAACCAACTTTTGTCGTAGTGGGAAATTTACCAGCAGTAGCGAGAGAGAGCCTACTGCCTAAAGTATTTGATTACGCTATGTCTTTCGTAAATACCGTCAAGGAGAAAGTCCCACCAGGGATGATTGGGCCCTTTTGTTTAGAGTCAGTAGTTAAAGATAGTGGCGAAATCTCCGTTTTCGAGTTCTCGGGGAGAATAGTCGCCGGAACAAATCTATATATATATGGTAGCCCTTATAGTTGGCTCTATTGGGATGAACCAATGAGCGTAGGACGTAGAATAAGTAGAGAGATCAAAATTGCTATTAATGAAGGGAAATTAAACGAGGTGCTAACGTAA
- the tes gene encoding tetraether lipid synthase Tes, producing MTETVQKSEERFRLLPAPSKFESGVVKFGDREIKIGGPLPKLAENEKLVRVTSSLCPACYRLLPAVIFEKEDKLYIRKMCPDHGEFEDLYYGDVNLYYKFDYWEYEGKGPKVPYVDLKSPCPFNCGLCPMHHQHSALVNMVITNRCDLSCWYCFFFAEKAGYVYEPSREQIKFMVDQLKRQDVTLVIQITGGEPTLREDLIEIVRIMRENGVKHIQLNTWGGTFAKMYLEDPEYAIKYARELREAGVNTIYMSFDGVNRRTNTKNHWEVPYTLEVFRKSGMTSVVLVPTVIKTVNDQDLGNIVKFAAYNMDVVRAVNFQPVSLTGMMKRNMRNKFRITIPEVLKAIEEQTDGEITRDSWYPIGTSVVFSKLIEALTGKEQFEMANHPSCGAGSYVFVEWRNGEPHFIPLSKFIDLEGLLEYLREKTEELKEGGNKVWIGVKLLYNLRKFIDKEKGPKDFDVYAMLRNVIVNHNYEALGEWHYRTLFLGTMHFMDLYNYDVERVMRCDIHYTTPDGRVIPFCTYNVLNDLYRDKVLKEYQIPIEEWKKVHGEDSIGDKMKYRRIASRLEEGEIYKVTYRPFMAQ from the coding sequence ATGACAGAAACGGTTCAAAAAAGTGAGGAAAGATTTAGACTGTTGCCTGCTCCCTCAAAGTTTGAGAGCGGAGTAGTAAAATTCGGAGATAGAGAAATTAAAATTGGAGGTCCGTTACCTAAACTTGCAGAAAATGAAAAATTGGTAAGAGTAACAAGCTCTTTGTGTCCTGCATGTTATAGGCTACTACCTGCTGTTATATTTGAGAAAGAGGATAAATTATATATAAGAAAAATGTGCCCAGATCACGGAGAATTCGAGGACCTATATTACGGGGATGTTAATCTATATTATAAGTTTGATTATTGGGAGTATGAAGGTAAGGGCCCTAAGGTTCCTTATGTTGATTTAAAGTCTCCATGTCCATTTAACTGTGGACTATGTCCGATGCATCATCAACACTCCGCATTAGTAAACATGGTAATTACTAATAGGTGTGATTTATCATGTTGGTATTGTTTCTTCTTTGCCGAAAAAGCAGGCTATGTCTATGAACCCAGTAGAGAACAGATAAAGTTCATGGTAGATCAATTAAAGAGGCAAGACGTAACTTTAGTTATCCAGATAACCGGAGGGGAACCAACATTACGCGAAGATCTTATAGAAATTGTGAGGATAATGAGAGAAAATGGTGTAAAGCATATTCAGTTAAATACATGGGGCGGCACCTTTGCAAAGATGTACCTTGAAGATCCTGAATACGCAATCAAGTACGCACGTGAATTAAGAGAGGCTGGTGTAAACACAATTTATATGAGCTTTGACGGCGTAAATAGGAGAACTAATACTAAGAACCATTGGGAAGTCCCCTATACGTTAGAGGTATTCAGAAAATCTGGTATGACTAGCGTGGTATTAGTACCTACAGTTATTAAAACGGTTAATGATCAAGATTTAGGTAATATTGTAAAGTTTGCAGCTTACAACATGGATGTAGTTAGGGCAGTTAATTTCCAGCCCGTTAGCCTAACTGGTATGATGAAGCGTAATATGAGAAATAAGTTTAGGATTACAATACCCGAGGTACTGAAAGCTATAGAAGAACAGACTGACGGTGAAATAACTAGAGATAGTTGGTATCCAATTGGAACATCGGTAGTCTTTTCTAAATTAATTGAAGCCTTAACTGGAAAGGAGCAGTTTGAGATGGCTAATCATCCTAGTTGCGGTGCAGGATCTTACGTATTTGTAGAATGGAGGAATGGTGAGCCTCATTTCATTCCATTATCTAAGTTTATAGATTTAGAGGGACTATTAGAATACCTAAGAGAAAAAACTGAGGAACTAAAAGAAGGAGGTAACAAAGTATGGATTGGAGTGAAACTACTCTACAACTTAAGGAAATTCATAGACAAAGAAAAAGGACCTAAAGATTTTGATGTATATGCAATGTTACGTAATGTCATAGTTAATCATAATTACGAAGCGCTAGGCGAATGGCATTATAGAACCCTATTCTTAGGTACAATGCACTTTATGGATCTTTATAATTATGACGTAGAAAGAGTAATGAGATGTGATATTCATTATACGACACCGGACGGGAGGGTAATACCCTTCTGTACATATAACGTGCTAAATGATTTATATAGGGATAAGGTGCTTAAGGAATACCAAATACCTATAGAAGAATGGAAAAAAGTGCATGGGGAAGATAGTATAGGAGATAAGATGAAATATAGAAGAATAGCGAGTAGATTAGAAGAAGGAGAAATTTATAAAGTAACATATAGGCCGTTTATGGCACAATAA
- a CDS encoding MBL fold metallo-hydrolase — MISKLLSNTYVIRGNFLVYLIEIDDGLVVIDASDGSDLSIVIDGIYEISEKISKKPKLLILTSYLREVAGGANFLSRFFSIPVISSKEIAPVLRKGGNPENSYEPINISIEVKNKSKVFLNDILDLNCSSLIEIIKSNTPVIGSIFIKYNSLLFTGSSGVSGLKNKISYICNAYNFEKVS, encoded by the coding sequence ATGATAAGCAAACTCTTATCTAACACATATGTCATAAGGGGAAATTTTCTAGTTTATCTGATAGAGATTGATGATGGGTTAGTCGTTATCGACGCTAGTGATGGGTCTGATTTATCTATAGTCATAGATGGTATATATGAAATATCTGAAAAAATTTCAAAAAAACCCAAGTTATTAATACTAACTAGTTATTTGCGAGAAGTTGCAGGTGGTGCAAATTTTTTATCTCGATTTTTCTCAATACCCGTAATTTCAAGTAAAGAAATAGCACCAGTATTAAGAAAAGGTGGAAATCCAGAGAATTCTTATGAACCAATAAATATTAGTATAGAAGTAAAGAATAAAAGTAAAGTGTTTTTAAATGATATCCTAGACTTAAATTGCTCAAGTTTAATAGAGATTATAAAGTCTAATACACCGGTTATAGGTTCTATTTTTATAAAGTATAATTCTTTATTATTTACAGGCAGTAGCGGGGTCAGTGGACTAAAAAACAAGATCAGTTATATATGTAATGCATATAACTTTGAAAAAGTGAGTTAA
- a CDS encoding Lrp/AsnC family transcriptional regulator, producing the protein MTTLSENAYKIIMELEYNFPFDERPFRVIGERLGINENDVVNTVKELVDKEVIKRIGMYVSFRAKGMESALIASDIPPENLEKFRKIALGIKDLTHNFIRNHPKYNVWYVLKAENRELLNRKIAELMAEVGCKDYVILYSKKSLKLSVKYDVIRGVSYAENQPIHEKIPTAEELGIQKELLRELSYPLPIIERPFQKISEKFNLKESELVELIKELYDKGVIKDYGATINGEKVGITENAMMLINSEDLESSCYNIASKLREATHVVLRESNTSWDYLCYAMIHARNKEIISEVARKALSITNAKSYMLLFSLENLKPGIVI; encoded by the coding sequence ATGACCACACTAAGCGAAAATGCTTATAAAATTATTATGGAACTAGAGTATAATTTCCCGTTTGACGAAAGACCTTTCAGAGTAATTGGAGAGAGGCTAGGAATTAATGAAAATGATGTGGTAAACACTGTCAAAGAATTAGTTGATAAAGAGGTAATTAAGAGAATTGGGATGTACGTAAGCTTTAGAGCTAAGGGGATGGAAAGTGCTCTTATAGCTTCGGATATTCCTCCAGAAAACCTAGAAAAATTTAGAAAGATAGCGCTTGGAATAAAAGATTTAACACATAATTTCATAAGAAATCACCCTAAGTATAACGTATGGTATGTACTTAAGGCTGAAAATAGAGAACTGTTGAATAGGAAAATTGCGGAGTTAATGGCAGAGGTGGGATGTAAAGATTATGTAATATTATACTCTAAAAAATCATTAAAACTAAGTGTTAAATATGACGTAATTCGTGGAGTATCATATGCAGAAAATCAACCAATTCATGAGAAAATACCTACAGCGGAAGAATTAGGAATTCAAAAGGAGCTCTTAAGAGAGCTTTCTTATCCACTACCGATAATTGAAAGACCGTTTCAAAAAATCTCTGAAAAATTTAATCTGAAGGAGAGCGAACTTGTAGAGCTTATAAAAGAATTGTATGATAAAGGGGTAATCAAAGACTATGGAGCCACAATAAACGGAGAAAAAGTAGGAATAACAGAGAACGCAATGATGCTAATAAATTCTGAAGATCTAGAATCATCATGTTATAACATTGCATCTAAGTTGAGAGAAGCAACACATGTGGTCTTAAGGGAATCTAATACTAGTTGGGATTATTTATGTTACGCAATGATCCACGCTAGAAACAAAGAAATTATTTCAGAAGTGGCTAGAAAAGCGCTATCTATAACTAATGCAAAAAGTTATATGTTACTATTCAGCTTAGAAAATCTAAAGCCTGGAATTGTAATTTAA
- a CDS encoding 2,5-diamino-6-(ribosylamino)-4(3H)-pyrimidinone 5'-phosphate reductase, which produces MKNRPYIIIFATITIDGRLASKDKFSQLSCPSDKRRQHILRSEVDAILVGAETVRVDNPKLTVKYAKGKNPIRVIISKSLNLNLDSNLFNVPPPTIIYTSRSNLKEPEKKKVIDAINTRGVEIRYLDELLMCNIMTDIYLNKGVKKIMVEGGGTTIWNLIKESCYDEIRVTISPRIFGNGISFANGEGFMGIDAPKLKLIDAKLCECGEEVHLIYKK; this is translated from the coding sequence ATGAAGAATAGACCTTATATAATAATCTTTGCTACAATTACTATCGATGGAAGATTAGCTTCAAAAGATAAGTTTAGCCAGCTAAGTTGTCCTTCTGATAAGAGGAGGCAACACATACTAAGGAGTGAGGTTGATGCAATACTAGTAGGAGCAGAGACTGTAAGAGTAGATAACCCTAAGTTAACAGTGAAATATGCTAAAGGAAAAAACCCAATTAGAGTAATTATCTCAAAAAGCTTAAACCTCAATCTTGATAGCAATTTATTTAACGTACCGCCTCCTACGATAATTTATACGTCCAGAAGTAATTTGAAAGAACCTGAAAAGAAAAAGGTGATAGACGCTATAAATACTAGGGGAGTAGAAATCAGGTACTTAGATGAACTATTAATGTGCAACATTATGACAGATATCTATCTTAATAAAGGGGTAAAGAAAATTATGGTGGAAGGGGGAGGCACTACAATTTGGAACCTTATAAAGGAAAGCTGCTACGATGAAATTAGAGTTACAATTTCTCCTAGAATTTTTGGTAATGGGATCTCTTTTGCTAATGGAGAAGGGTTTATGGGAATAGACGCGCCTAAATTAAAATTAATAGACGCAAAATTGTGTGAATGTGGAGAAGAAGTCCATTTAATTTATAAAAAATAA
- a CDS encoding NAD(P)/FAD-dependent oxidoreductase has product MIYDVVIVGAGPAGLFAAYELANLKTSESAKDLKVLLIDKGTRPLKRTCPLLTPKEKCTFCEPCNITYGIGGAGTYSSGIINLRPDIGGELHEILRSWDKAQELIDYVDEVLVKFGAPKDRFFEPNMEKVKEIQRRAAKVGAEFIPIRQRHIGTDKTPLVIENILNYIEKNSVKIEELTEVIEIQKRADHFVLKTNKKNEIETKTLLVAPGRAGAKWFLEQARNLGVDMVPGPLDIGVRVEVEAFVMEDLTSAVWDPKVVLYSKKYDDKVRTFCVNPRGYIMKEVYDDGTIGVNGQTFADRKSNNTNFAFLTTIKLSDPLEDTIEYGKSIAKLMTRLGGEKPIIQRLIDFEKGRRSTWERINRSTVKPTLKDVTPGDISMGLPYRVVSNLIEGLERLDNIAPGLYSSNTLLYAPEIKYYSMKAVVDSNMETVVDNLFVAGDGVGLSRGINIAAATGILAAKGIARKLGL; this is encoded by the coding sequence TTGATTTATGATGTAGTTATAGTAGGGGCAGGACCAGCGGGTTTATTTGCAGCGTATGAATTAGCTAATCTGAAGACCTCTGAGAGTGCTAAAGACCTAAAAGTTCTCCTGATAGATAAAGGCACAAGACCTTTAAAAAGGACCTGTCCTCTTTTGACTCCAAAAGAGAAATGTACGTTTTGTGAACCATGTAACATTACGTATGGAATTGGTGGTGCAGGAACCTATAGCAGCGGGATAATCAATCTTAGGCCAGATATTGGCGGAGAGTTACATGAAATATTAAGGAGCTGGGATAAGGCACAAGAGCTAATAGATTATGTTGACGAGGTACTAGTAAAATTCGGTGCCCCTAAAGATAGGTTCTTTGAACCAAACATGGAAAAAGTAAAAGAAATTCAGAGAAGGGCAGCAAAGGTAGGAGCAGAATTTATACCTATAAGACAAAGGCATATAGGTACAGATAAGACCCCCTTAGTAATAGAAAATATATTGAATTATATAGAGAAAAATAGTGTGAAAATAGAAGAACTAACCGAGGTCATAGAAATTCAAAAGAGAGCGGATCATTTCGTACTTAAGACAAATAAGAAGAATGAAATTGAAACAAAAACATTACTTGTTGCCCCCGGTAGAGCAGGTGCAAAATGGTTCTTAGAACAAGCTAGAAACCTAGGCGTTGATATGGTACCTGGGCCTTTAGATATCGGAGTTAGGGTAGAAGTTGAAGCATTCGTGATGGAGGATCTGACCTCAGCCGTTTGGGATCCTAAAGTAGTACTGTATTCTAAAAAGTACGATGATAAGGTCAGGACTTTCTGTGTCAATCCAAGAGGATATATTATGAAAGAAGTATATGATGATGGCACTATAGGAGTAAACGGGCAAACTTTTGCTGATAGAAAGAGCAATAATACGAATTTTGCCTTTTTAACTACTATAAAATTATCAGATCCGTTAGAAGATACGATAGAATACGGAAAAAGTATAGCTAAATTAATGACTAGATTGGGTGGTGAGAAGCCAATAATCCAGAGATTAATAGATTTTGAAAAAGGCAGGAGAAGTACTTGGGAGAGAATTAATAGATCTACTGTTAAACCAACGCTGAAAGACGTTACTCCAGGTGATATTAGTATGGGACTTCCTTACAGAGTAGTAAGTAATCTAATTGAAGGACTGGAGAGATTAGACAACATTGCACCTGGTCTATATTCGTCTAACACACTTCTGTATGCTCCTGAAATTAAATATTATAGTATGAAAGCAGTAGTAGATAGTAACATGGAGACAGTAGTAGACAACCTATTTGTAGCTGGAGATGGAGTAGGATTATCAAGAGGGATCAATATAGCTGCTGCAACGGGTATTTTAGCAGCAAAAGGAATAGCGAGAAAGTTAGGTCTTTAA
- a CDS encoding adenylosuccinate synthetase, whose amino-acid sequence MLTILVGGFFGDEGKGKICAYLGLKDSPQLAVRTGSINAGHTVTYMGKQWKVRIIPSAFVNKSTKLALAPGALTSVDLLLNEAKETESLERLLIDEHVGIITQNEIEDERKDEYLMKVIGSTGQGVGYAEAKRILRKLRLAKDFIELRPYLSRIPDLVLDKLEKDETVLVEGTQGHYLSLYHGEYPYVTSRNTTSSGVLSELGIGPKYVDDILIVFKSYVTRVGEGPLEGEITWEEAEKMGISETATVTGRKRRSAPFNVKLAKEAIRISSATQVAITKIDALFKGAKGVREYEKLPREAKNWIDQIEAELKTPVTLIGTGEDALDTIDMRNEKIGR is encoded by the coding sequence ATGTTAACTATTCTGGTAGGAGGATTTTTTGGGGATGAAGGAAAAGGGAAGATCTGTGCATATTTAGGTTTAAAGGATTCACCGCAATTAGCTGTTAGAACTGGATCAATAAATGCGGGCCATACTGTAACATATATGGGGAAGCAATGGAAAGTTAGGATTATCCCATCTGCATTTGTAAACAAATCTACTAAACTTGCGCTAGCACCAGGTGCCCTTACCTCAGTTGACCTCCTTTTAAATGAAGCTAAAGAGACCGAAAGTCTAGAAAGGCTCTTAATAGATGAACACGTAGGTATTATTACACAAAACGAAATAGAGGACGAAAGAAAGGATGAATATTTGATGAAGGTAATAGGAAGCACCGGACAAGGTGTCGGATATGCTGAAGCAAAAAGAATTCTAAGGAAATTAAGACTAGCTAAAGACTTTATAGAACTAAGACCTTATCTAAGTCGAATTCCTGATCTGGTTCTAGATAAACTCGAGAAAGATGAAACTGTTCTAGTAGAGGGGACTCAAGGCCATTATCTAAGTTTATATCACGGTGAATACCCTTACGTTACTAGTAGGAATACTACATCTTCTGGAGTTTTAAGTGAGTTAGGAATAGGTCCTAAATATGTAGACGATATATTAATTGTATTTAAGTCATACGTAACAAGAGTAGGAGAGGGTCCATTAGAGGGAGAAATAACATGGGAAGAAGCTGAAAAAATGGGTATTTCTGAGACTGCTACTGTAACTGGGAGAAAGAGGAGAAGTGCACCTTTTAATGTTAAATTAGCAAAAGAAGCTATAAGGATCAGCTCTGCGACACAAGTTGCTATAACTAAAATTGATGCATTATTTAAAGGAGCTAAAGGAGTTCGTGAGTATGAAAAATTACCTAGAGAAGCAAAGAATTGGATTGATCAAATAGAGGCGGAGTTAAAAACACCTGTAACTCTGATTGGGACGGGTGAAGATGCTCTAGATACTATAGATATGAGAAATGAAAAGATAGGTAGGTGA
- a CDS encoding thiamine-phosphate kinase produces the protein MDSEHDFINKILSKYTSSYSVMDDVYIDGKSIYKIDGFQLSYSFPFMRSYDLGWKAVTSTVSDIIAKGGIPDIFLASIGIPKVKINELEELIEGISDAIKYYGGKYVGGDLNSSDGSGWVDVVGIGKVSCDFSRKISSQDYIIISNPIGYTSIVFISYLHSWNITLSNKFLNKIRHPIVNKNIVKIINKYCSDISYSTDISDGLVISLYNIIERKNVSIELDILPFDDEVEYIAARNSVDDNQLLKYSGEEFETLLVVSKDKANEIANEMKRFGLNPMIIGKVVKQDGLSTNNKKYLFYKGRIVEKTGWDNFIGWF, from the coding sequence TTGGACTCCGAACATGATTTTATAAATAAGATCTTATCTAAGTACACATCTTCCTATTCTGTTATGGATGATGTATATATAGATGGCAAGTCTATTTATAAGATAGACGGTTTTCAGTTATCGTACAGTTTTCCTTTCATGCGTAGTTATGATCTAGGTTGGAAGGCGGTAACTTCAACTGTAAGTGATATAATAGCTAAAGGCGGCATTCCAGATATATTTTTAGCTTCAATAGGGATACCTAAAGTGAAAATAAATGAATTAGAAGAATTAATTGAAGGTATATCGGACGCGATAAAATATTATGGGGGTAAATATGTAGGTGGTGACCTAAATTCTAGCGATGGAAGCGGATGGGTTGACGTAGTAGGAATAGGGAAAGTTTCTTGCGATTTTAGTAGGAAAATTTCTAGTCAAGATTACATAATCATTTCTAATCCTATAGGTTATACATCGATTGTGTTTATATCTTATTTACATTCATGGAATATTACATTATCCAATAAATTTCTCAATAAAATTCGACATCCAATAGTCAATAAAAACATAGTAAAAATTATCAATAAATACTGTAGTGATATATCTTATTCTACAGATATTAGTGACGGTCTTGTTATTTCACTATATAATATTATAGAGAGGAAGAATGTATCTATCGAGCTGGATATTCTTCCTTTTGATGATGAAGTGGAATATATAGCTGCTCGTAATAGTGTGGACGATAATCAACTCTTAAAGTATTCAGGAGAAGAATTTGAAACATTACTAGTTGTTAGTAAAGATAAAGCTAATGAGATAGCTAATGAGATGAAGAGGTTTGGCTTAAACCCTATGATCATAGGTAAAGTAGTGAAACAAGATGGTTTGTCTACTAATAATAAAAAATATCTATTTTATAAAGGTAGAATAGTAGAGAAAACGGGATGGGATAATTTTATAGGCTGGTTTTAA